From the genome of Arthrobacter sp. SLBN-122:
ACCGGCGGAAAGCGCGTCTTCAAGATGGCGCCGCTGCAGCACCACTTCGAGTTGAAGGGGTGGGCCGAAGTGACCGTCGTGGTCAGGTTCTGGATCCTGGGCGGACTCTTCGTCGCCGCCGGCCTTGGTATCTTCTACGCTGAATGGGTTGTACTGCTGTGACCGTTTCCCCCCGCCTGGCAAACCTTGTCTCCTGGGAATCCGACTGGGCCGGCCTGCGCGTGGTCGTCACCGGCATCGGTGTATCCGGCTTCGCCGCCGCAGACACCCTGATTGAACTCGGTGCACGCGTGGTGGTGGTGGATGCCGCCACCAGCGAAGCAGCGCATGCACATGCAGACACCCTCAAGATCGTGGGCGCCGCCGAGGTGCTGCTGGGACCGGACGCCGTCACCCACATACCGCGAGTCGATGGCGAACTTCCGGAACTGATCGTGACGTCGCCCGGTTGGCGCCCGGACCAGGCCCTCCTGGCTGCCGCGGCCAGGGCACACATTCCGGTCTGGGGCGACGTCGAACTCGCCTGGCGGGTGCGGACCCGGGAAGGCCGGAAGACAGCCGACTGGCTGGCCATCACAGGCACCAACGGCAAGACCACAACGGTTGGACTCACCGAATCGATGCTGCGTGCCGCCGGACTCAAAGCGGTCGCGGTCGGAAATGTCGGAACCCCCATCCTGGATGCCCTGCGCGACCCGGTGGAGTACGACGTCTTCGCCGTTGAGCTTTCCAGCTTCCAGCTGCACTGGGCGGAATCCGTGTCGCCGGTGGCCAGCGTCTGCCTCAATGTGGCCGAAGACCACGTGGACTGGCACGGTTCCTACGACTCATATCTCGCCGACAAGGCCAAGGTCTACGAGCGGACCCAAAAGGCCTGCATCTACAACGCGGAGCAGGTGGAAACCGAGCGCATGGTGGAGAACGCGGACGTGGTGGAGGGCTGCCGCGCTGTCGGCTTCACCACGGTCACCCCCGCAGTCAGCATGCTCGGAGTTGTCGAAGGGCTCCTGGTGGACAGGGCGTTCATCGAGGAGC
Proteins encoded in this window:
- the murD gene encoding UDP-N-acetylmuramoyl-L-alanine--D-glutamate ligase, with translation MGCTAVTVSPRLANLVSWESDWAGLRVVVTGIGVSGFAAADTLIELGARVVVVDAATSEAAHAHADTLKIVGAAEVLLGPDAVTHIPRVDGELPELIVTSPGWRPDQALLAAAARAHIPVWGDVELAWRVRTREGRKTADWLAITGTNGKTTTVGLTESMLRAAGLKAVAVGNVGTPILDALRDPVEYDVFAVELSSFQLHWAESVSPVASVCLNVAEDHVDWHGSYDSYLADKAKVYERTQKACIYNAEQVETERMVENADVVEGCRAVGFTTVTPAVSMLGVVEGLLVDRAFIEERRNSAAELASMADLGPLAPRHMVANALAAAGLVRAYGVDAKAVRQGILDYVPGDHRIQPVARLNGVLWVNDSKATNPHAASASLSAFSNVVWIAGGLSKGVSYDDLVRDHAARLKAVVLIGTDTSPLREALQRHAPDVPVIEPGAGDTEEVQTASAPGGTPAGSPGNGEQVMSRAVASAAQLAESGDTVLMAPAAASMDQFSSYAHRGGTFIDAVRELVEGQAQTGEE